A region from the Candidatus Aminicenantes bacterium genome encodes:
- a CDS encoding 30S ribosomal protein S4, which yields MGRYTGSQCRLCRVEGTKLFLKGKRCLSDKCAIERRNYPPGQRGARISFRKSNYKLQLREKQKVKRFYGLGEKQFRLFFDRATKSKGITGENLLQSLELRIDNVLYRGNMAYSRAHARQLIRHGHLAVNGRKVSIPSYILKLNDVVTFREKSAGSDSIKAMLEDVKGLVDVPAWIVFDPEKGVGKINSLPAREDVSLAVEEHLIVELYSK from the coding sequence ATGGGTAGATATACAGGTTCCCAATGCAGGTTGTGCCGGGTTGAAGGCACCAAGTTGTTTCTCAAGGGCAAGCGCTGCCTCTCGGACAAGTGCGCCATTGAAAGGCGCAATTATCCCCCCGGCCAACGTGGCGCCCGAATTTCGTTCCGTAAGTCGAATTACAAGTTGCAATTGCGTGAAAAGCAGAAAGTAAAACGGTTTTATGGCCTGGGTGAAAAGCAGTTTCGCCTGTTTTTCGACCGGGCAACCAAAAGCAAAGGCATTACGGGTGAGAATTTGCTTCAGAGCCTGGAGCTTCGCATCGATAACGTTTTGTACCGCGGAAATATGGCGTATTCCCGTGCCCACGCCCGCCAGTTGATTCGCCACGGGCATCTAGCCGTAAATGGTCGCAAGGTTTCTATTCCGTCCTACATCCTTAAACTCAACGACGTGGTGACTTTCAGAGAAAAGTCGGCGGGAAGCGACAGCATAAAAGCCATGTTGGAAGACGTAAAAGGATTGGTGGATGTCCCGGCTTGGATCGTTTTTGATCCCGAGAAAGGTGTCGGCAAGATCAACAGCCTGCCCGCCCGTGAGGATGTATCCCTGGCGGTTGAAGAACACCTGATCGTCGAGTTGTATTCGAAATAA
- a CDS encoding DNA-directed RNA polymerase subunit alpha → MEFNYQRPRRLEVEELTENFGRFVAEPFERGYGNTIGIALRRVMLSLIEGYAITAVRIDGVLHEFSMIPGVYEDVLNIILNLKGVPLKLNVDEPRIVRIEKSGGGEIVSGDFVTDSDVEVLDSDIHIAYLEEGAEFRAEILVRKGVGFHLAEQNYDENLPVDYIPVDSNFNPVEKVKFTISPARVGKRTDYEKLTLEVWTNGSISPKNALAHAGKILRDHLAIFLDAADETGRGTAAEPETSVVIEKKTDVLEKNVESMGLSVRALKCLKRLGVDYIYQLVEKTEHELLNSKNFGKKSLEEILIKLDENGLALGQKLPESMKVDLDDRLNTSPVREDDGDAEE, encoded by the coding sequence ATGGAGTTCAACTATCAACGGCCTCGCAGGTTGGAAGTGGAAGAACTGACCGAGAACTTTGGCCGGTTTGTCGCTGAGCCCTTTGAAAGAGGCTACGGGAACACCATCGGCATCGCGCTCCGCCGTGTGATGCTGTCTCTCATCGAGGGATACGCCATCACCGCGGTTCGCATTGACGGCGTGCTGCATGAATTCTCAATGATTCCGGGGGTTTATGAAGATGTACTGAATATCATCCTGAACCTGAAGGGTGTGCCTTTAAAACTGAATGTAGATGAACCCCGCATCGTGCGCATCGAGAAATCGGGCGGAGGAGAGATCGTTTCCGGAGACTTTGTGACCGACAGCGATGTTGAGGTACTGGACTCCGACATTCATATCGCGTATCTTGAAGAAGGGGCGGAGTTTCGTGCGGAAATACTGGTACGGAAAGGAGTCGGTTTCCATCTGGCGGAACAGAATTACGATGAGAACCTGCCGGTGGATTATATTCCCGTTGACTCCAACTTTAATCCGGTAGAGAAAGTAAAGTTCACCATCTCTCCGGCACGAGTCGGCAAACGCACGGATTACGAGAAGTTGACTTTGGAAGTGTGGACCAACGGATCCATTTCACCCAAAAATGCCCTGGCCCACGCGGGAAAAATCCTGCGCGACCACTTGGCCATCTTTCTGGATGCGGCGGATGAAACCGGACGGGGAACCGCCGCCGAGCCGGAGACAAGCGTGGTGATTGAAAAGAAAACCGATGTTCTGGAAAAAAATGTTGAGTCCATGGGGTTATCTGTAAGGGCGCTCAAGTGTCTGAAGCGCCTCGGTGTGGACTATATTTACCAGTTGGTTGAAAAAACGGAACACGAACTGCTGAATTCCAAGAACTTCGGCAAGAAATCTCTGGAAGAGATCCTCATCAAACTGGATGAAAATGGCCTGGCTCTGGGCCAGAAGCTTCCGGAATCTATGAAAGTCGATTTGGATGATCGGCTGAATACTTCTCCTGTGCGGGAGGATGATGGCGACGCAGAGGAGTAA
- a CDS encoding nucleoside monophosphate kinase produces the protein MIRIILFGVPGSGKGTQARRLEQRFGYRHISTGDLIRTEVAEATPLGRQVEPILAQGGYIDDAVMVEMVRQQVERTDVSKGYVLDGFPRTLGQARSLAVLEVSREITILLDIDDEELVVKRVLSRITCGNCGAVYNLEVSPPLKVGQCDHCREPLMRRTDDSENSVRERLKVYQERTMPMLDYYRDKGNLHYVNAALPMDQVARAIEEIVS, from the coding sequence ATGATCCGCATCATCCTCTTCGGGGTTCCCGGTTCCGGAAAGGGAACTCAGGCCCGTCGGCTGGAACAGCGGTTCGGGTACCGCCATATCTCTACGGGAGACCTGATCCGCACTGAAGTGGCCGAGGCAACCCCATTGGGCAGACAAGTGGAACCGATCCTGGCGCAGGGCGGTTACATCGATGATGCCGTAATGGTGGAAATGGTGCGTCAACAAGTGGAACGCACGGACGTATCAAAAGGGTACGTTCTGGACGGGTTCCCCCGCACTCTCGGCCAGGCCCGTTCACTGGCCGTTTTGGAAGTATCCAGGGAAATTACCATTCTTCTGGATATTGACGACGAAGAACTGGTTGTCAAACGGGTTTTGTCCCGGATTACCTGCGGCAATTGTGGTGCCGTATATAACCTGGAAGTCAGTCCGCCTCTGAAGGTGGGGCAATGCGATCATTGCCGTGAACCGTTGATGCGAAGGACCGATGACAGCGAAAACTCCGTCCGCGAGAGGCTCAAGGTGTATCAGGAGCGCACCATGCCCATGCTGGATTACTATCGTGACAAGGGCAACTTGCATTATGTAAACGCGGCTTTGCCTATGGATCAGGTGGCACGGGCCATTGAAGAGATCGTGTCATGA
- a CDS encoding 30S ribosomal protein S11: MVKKQVKRRIKKKEKKVVSHGVMYIHSTFNNTIVTITDSDGNVLTWSSGGMIGFKGSRKSTPFAAQLAAEKALKDAVGFGIKSLDVRVKGPGSGRESALRTISGTPFRVRTIKDITPIPHNGCRPKKKRRV, encoded by the coding sequence ATGGTTAAAAAACAGGTGAAGCGGCGGATTAAGAAAAAGGAAAAGAAGGTTGTATCTCACGGCGTGATGTACATCCACTCTACCTTCAACAACACCATCGTGACCATTACCGATAGTGACGGCAATGTGCTGACCTGGTCTTCCGGCGGCATGATCGGGTTCAAGGGTTCCCGGAAATCCACTCCTTTCGCGGCGCAATTGGCGGCGGAAAAAGCGCTCAAGGATGCCGTGGGTTTCGGTATCAAGAGTCTGGATGTCCGCGTCAAAGGACCGGGTTCAGGACGGGAGAGTGCGCTGCGCACCATTTCCGGTACACCTTTCCGGGTTCGGACCATCAAGGACATTACCCCCATCCCTCACAACGGTTGCCGGCCGAAAAAGAAGAGACGAGTGTAA
- a CDS encoding lipoate--protein ligase family protein produces MSRWFLLLDKTPLSAAVNMARDEFLFHWCQTHEAGILRLYAWERPAFSIGVSQKSARAVDLNILNDGNHPLVRRITGGKTVLHDDEITYAVVSSEAIFHKDHDLLQSYRLIAQILVDGLKRLNIPAKLSTARQPALARSDHPCFSFPTPNEIEIGDKKIIGSAQKRNHQALLQHGSIPFSMNYELYARGTRMRPDRIRDSMTTLGDVQPQLNRDALTRAIVDAFLAFTQETFEEFDIEAQNPRMLDALVDKYRGDDWNLSL; encoded by the coding sequence ATGTCCCGTTGGTTCCTGCTCCTGGACAAAACGCCCCTTTCAGCCGCTGTCAACATGGCACGGGACGAGTTCCTTTTCCATTGGTGCCAAACCCATGAAGCGGGAATACTGCGGCTTTATGCATGGGAGCGTCCCGCATTTTCCATCGGCGTTTCCCAGAAATCCGCTCGGGCCGTAGACCTGAACATTCTCAACGACGGCAATCATCCCCTGGTCCGGCGGATTACCGGTGGAAAGACCGTTCTTCATGACGACGAGATTACCTATGCCGTGGTGTCTTCTGAGGCAATTTTTCACAAAGATCACGACTTGCTGCAGTCCTATCGATTGATCGCGCAGATCCTGGTGGATGGCTTGAAACGCTTGAACATTCCAGCCAAGCTCTCCACGGCCCGTCAACCCGCCCTGGCCCGCAGCGATCACCCATGTTTTTCGTTTCCCACTCCCAACGAGATTGAGATCGGCGACAAAAAAATCATCGGGTCGGCGCAGAAACGCAATCACCAGGCGTTGCTGCAACATGGTTCAATTCCCTTTTCCATGAACTATGAGCTCTATGCCCGCGGAACGCGAATGCGCCCGGACCGCATTCGTGACAGCATGACCACATTGGGTGATGTTCAACCCCAACTGAACCGAGACGCCTTGACCCGGGCCATAGTAGACGCTTTTTTGGCGTTCACCCAAGAGACTTTCGAGGAGTTCGATATTGAAGCCCAAAATCCCCGGATGCTGGACGCCCTGGTGGACAAGTACCGCGGCGACGATTGGAATCTGTCTTTGTAG
- the map gene encoding type I methionyl aminopeptidase codes for MIVLKTRHELGLLREANRIIAVILQEIAGHIRPGVNTLELDQWAEARILELNARPGFKGYNGFPATLCISINEEVVHGIPSPDRFLQEGDIVGIDVGSIYEGYYGDGARTYAVGSVSPEAERLMTVCRESLEKAVAATTAGNRISDISLAIDHYVRPRGFEIVRDLTGHGIGRQLHEEPQILNYDAGRKGPRIKTNMTLAIEPMITAGTWQVRTLDDQWTVVTADGSLAAHFEHTVAVTDNGPEILTRL; via the coding sequence ATGATCGTTCTCAAGACCCGTCACGAGTTGGGCTTGCTGCGGGAAGCCAACCGCATTATCGCCGTGATCCTGCAGGAAATCGCCGGCCACATCCGCCCGGGGGTCAACACTTTGGAGTTGGATCAATGGGCGGAAGCGCGCATCCTGGAGTTGAATGCCCGCCCCGGATTTAAAGGGTACAACGGATTCCCCGCCACACTGTGTATCTCGATAAATGAAGAAGTGGTCCATGGGATTCCTTCACCGGACCGGTTTCTGCAGGAAGGCGATATCGTGGGGATCGACGTGGGCTCAATCTATGAGGGTTATTACGGTGACGGGGCAAGAACCTACGCAGTGGGTTCGGTGTCCCCTGAAGCGGAGCGATTGATGACGGTATGCCGGGAATCCCTGGAAAAGGCGGTCGCGGCCACGACGGCGGGAAACCGGATCAGTGACATCTCCCTGGCCATCGATCATTATGTCCGGCCCAGGGGATTCGAGATTGTTCGGGACCTGACCGGGCATGGTATTGGACGCCAATTGCATGAGGAGCCGCAGATTCTGAACTACGACGCCGGCCGGAAAGGACCCCGCATCAAAACCAACATGACCCTGGCCATCGAGCCCATGATCACGGCTGGAACCTGGCAGGTCCGCACGCTGGATGATCAATGGACGGTTGTGACTGCTGACGGCAGCCTGGCGGCACACTTTGAACACACGGTGGCTGTGACGGACAACGGGCCCGAAATTCTAACGAGGTTGTAA
- the rpmJ gene encoding 50S ribosomal protein L36 yields MKVRASVKKMCNHCKVIRRKGVIRVICKDPKHKQRQG; encoded by the coding sequence ATGAAAGTACGAGCCTCAGTGAAAAAAATGTGCAATCATTGCAAGGTGATCCGCCGCAAAGGTGTGATCCGGGTAATCTGCAAAGATCCGAAACACAAGCAGCGTCAGGGCTGA
- the secY gene encoding preprotein translocase subunit SecY: MITFLRNIFVIPELRKRVVFTFLMLAVYRIGSQIVIPGINIEALQQFFEQNKETFLGFLDMFSGRNMSRMTIFALGIMPYISASIILQLLQVVWPYLERISKEGELGRRKITQYTRYGTVLICLVQAFGIAIALEKMNPSGLPVVLNPGWGFRFVAILTLTTGTVFIMWLGEQISERGIGNGISLIIFAGIVIGLVPSAVRTVQGLGTGDMSPIKILFLLALMLAVIGFIVFVEMGQRRIPVSYAKRIQGRRMYGGQSTFLPLKVNTGGVIPIIFASSVITFPATIAGFVNHPIAKKIAAQLGFGMPLYTLLYVTSIIFFTYFYVSIIFNPKDVADNLQKHGGFIPGIRAGKNTSAYIDNVLSKLTFVGAIYLALIALIPEFLMTGFRFQALPWIGDWLDLVLPGFVKEGLGVQFYFGGTSILIVVGVAMDTVQQIEAQLTMRNYDSFSRKGRIRGRRG, encoded by the coding sequence TTGATCACCTTTCTGCGCAACATCTTCGTGATTCCCGAACTGAGAAAGCGGGTGGTATTCACCTTCTTGATGCTGGCGGTCTACCGTATCGGTTCACAAATCGTGATTCCCGGTATCAATATCGAGGCGCTGCAGCAGTTTTTTGAGCAGAATAAGGAAACATTCCTGGGGTTCCTGGACATGTTTTCCGGACGCAACATGTCGCGCATGACCATTTTCGCCTTGGGGATCATGCCCTACATCAGTGCGTCCATCATCCTGCAACTGTTGCAGGTTGTCTGGCCCTACCTGGAACGGATCTCTAAAGAGGGCGAACTGGGGCGGCGCAAAATCACCCAGTACACCCGCTATGGAACAGTCTTGATCTGCCTGGTGCAGGCTTTTGGTATCGCCATTGCCCTGGAAAAGATGAATCCCAGCGGTCTGCCCGTGGTGCTGAATCCCGGATGGGGGTTCCGTTTTGTTGCGATTCTGACCCTGACTACGGGGACGGTGTTTATCATGTGGTTGGGTGAGCAGATCTCGGAACGCGGCATCGGCAACGGCATCTCGCTGATCATCTTCGCCGGAATTGTAATCGGCCTGGTACCCAGTGCCGTACGCACGGTTCAAGGACTGGGAACCGGAGATATGAGTCCGATCAAGATCCTTTTCCTTTTGGCCCTCATGCTGGCGGTGATCGGGTTCATCGTTTTTGTGGAGATGGGGCAACGCCGCATTCCCGTATCTTACGCCAAGCGCATTCAGGGGAGGCGCATGTACGGCGGTCAGAGTACTTTCCTGCCCCTCAAGGTAAACACCGGCGGGGTCATCCCCATTATCTTTGCATCTTCGGTGATTACTTTTCCCGCCACAATCGCCGGCTTTGTCAACCATCCCATCGCCAAGAAGATCGCCGCGCAATTGGGATTCGGCATGCCCCTGTATACGTTGCTCTACGTGACGTCGATCATCTTTTTCACTTACTTCTATGTTTCGATCATCTTTAACCCCAAGGACGTGGCGGATAACCTGCAAAAGCACGGCGGCTTCATTCCCGGGATCCGGGCGGGCAAGAACACGTCGGCCTATATCGACAACGTATTATCCAAGTTGACCTTTGTGGGCGCGATTTATCTGGCCCTGATTGCCTTGATCCCGGAATTCCTCATGACGGGTTTCCGCTTCCAGGCACTCCCCTGGATCGGAGATTGGCTGGATTTGGTGCTGCCCGGTTTCGTTAAGGAAGGCCTTGGCGTTCAGTTCTACTTTGGCGGCACCTCCATCCTGATCGTGGTGGGAGTGGCCATGGATACCGTGCAGCAGATCGAAGCGCAGTTAACCATGCGCAATTACGATTCGTTTTCGCGCAAGGGGCGAATCCGCGGGAGACGTGGATGA
- a CDS encoding 50S ribosomal protein L17: protein MRHLKGGFKLRRNPAHRKALLRNLAQSLIERDRIETTLAKAKAVKPIVEKMVTMGKTGTLAAKRRAMAFLYKRDAVHRLFNDVAPRFMDRPGGYTRILRTDFRRGDGAEMAILEFVDHQFEVKKKSKDKGKAKGKRA from the coding sequence ATGAGGCATCTTAAAGGCGGATTCAAACTCAGACGCAACCCCGCCCATAGAAAGGCTTTACTGCGCAATCTGGCGCAAAGCCTGATCGAACGCGACCGCATCGAGACCACTCTGGCCAAGGCCAAGGCCGTGAAACCCATCGTGGAAAAAATGGTTACCATGGGCAAGACCGGAACCCTGGCAGCCAAGCGCCGGGCAATGGCATTCCTTTACAAGCGTGACGCGGTTCACCGCCTGTTCAACGATGTGGCCCCGCGGTTCATGGATCGTCCCGGGGGATACACCCGTATCCTGCGCACGGATTTTCGCAGGGGCGATGGCGCTGAAATGGCCATACTCGAATTCGTGGACCATCAGTTCGAGGTTAAGAAAAAGTCCAAAGATAAAGGCAAGGCAAAGGGTAAGCGGGCATAG
- a CDS encoding polymer-forming cytoskeletal protein yields the protein MAVFKRKSAKDNIETRSPEPGFRSTRLQPSEQVTIIGPKLTVNGRIRAKEEVRVLGKVTGNMNVRGTVVVEPGGIVTANIKADVIVIRGKVQGDIDCHRANIEAGGELLGDVASPRMMLADGAVFKGQIDMAPKDGAADKPDTTTSASGSKSS from the coding sequence ATGGCCGTATTCAAACGCAAAAGCGCAAAGGATAACATTGAAACCCGGAGTCCGGAACCCGGTTTCCGTTCAACCCGGCTTCAACCCAGTGAACAGGTAACGATTATTGGTCCGAAATTGACGGTAAACGGGCGCATCCGCGCCAAAGAGGAAGTCCGTGTCCTGGGCAAAGTGACCGGCAACATGAATGTGCGCGGAACCGTGGTGGTGGAACCCGGCGGAATTGTAACCGCGAACATCAAGGCCGATGTAATCGTGATTCGTGGAAAAGTTCAGGGTGATATCGATTGTCACCGGGCCAACATTGAAGCCGGTGGCGAACTGCTTGGCGATGTGGCATCCCCCCGCATGATGTTGGCGGACGGTGCGGTATTCAAGGGCCAAATCGACATGGCTCCCAAGGATGGCGCCGCGGATAAACCGGATACAACTACATCCGCTTCAGGCTCCAAGTCTTCCTGA
- a CDS encoding translation initiation factor IF-1: protein MSAKDKDVIEVKGVIIETLPNAMFLVELDQNHHRILAHPSGKMRKYNIRILPGDRILMEISPYDITRGRIIYRYK, encoded by the coding sequence ATGAGTGCCAAAGACAAGGATGTAATCGAGGTGAAGGGAGTGATTATCGAAACGCTGCCGAATGCCATGTTCCTGGTTGAATTGGACCAGAATCATCATCGAATTCTGGCTCACCCTTCCGGGAAAATGCGCAAGTACAATATCCGGATCCTGCCGGGAGACCGGATCCTGATGGAGATTTCTCCCTACGATATTACCCGGGGAAGAATCATTTACCGGTACAAATAG
- a CDS encoding 30S ribosomal protein S13 has protein sequence MARIAGVNIPDKKRVEIGLTYIFGIGRSKSQAILKEVKVDTDKKVTDLNADELSRIRKHIEEQEVVEGDLRKQVNQDIKRLMDINCYRGQRHKRGLPARGQRTKTNARTRKGPRGAMIKKRK, from the coding sequence TTGGCTAGAATAGCAGGTGTGAACATTCCCGACAAAAAGCGGGTAGAAATCGGCCTGACATATATTTTTGGTATCGGCCGTTCAAAGTCGCAGGCTATCCTGAAGGAAGTCAAGGTGGATACGGACAAGAAGGTCACGGATCTGAATGCCGATGAACTTTCCCGCATCCGCAAGCACATCGAGGAACAGGAAGTGGTGGAAGGGGATCTGCGCAAGCAAGTGAACCAGGACATCAAGCGCCTGATGGATATCAATTGCTACCGGGGTCAACGCCACAAGCGCGGGCTGCCCGCCCGCGGCCAGCGGACCAAGACCAATGCCCGGACACGCAAGGGACCCCGCGGCGCGATGATCAAGAAAAGAAAATGA